From Theileria annulata chromosome 1, complete sequence, *** SEQUENCING IN PROGRESS ***, one genomic window encodes:
- a CDS encoding uncharacterized protein (Weak SMART hit (7.9e-01) to MATH (meprin & TRAF homology domain; part of the protein has considerable similarity to P. falciparum hypothetical protein pfe0570W): MASEVDNPNKGHNSLQERTDEGISESSRQPCMSQECFYQDDSMCPCYMCNNHGIDSKSTLSDDGFSGVEFAIRTFWRIAKTQNDIESPTEGNSKGFHYRLLLHPRGTAGTDSESSHLSVFVEAVVQDWYPEYWVFPNVRFELTVVNFKDPKQSVTSWAHWSFSSDATSRGWQKMISHSRLTKAAGFMDDEGTVVIRGKAEPPYSSLWSRSILYQPQMMWEYIPDRAQREICSEICNKLINNNQPTPNHTTAPDNEDENITDVMLLKCLDSVVPAVTPTLDSDFLALMVHILYHLREFRRSVLMWNYEFDADVTEETSVILALQKVFAYMYLYPLAVSCRTYKLSAIDNPKISKYYLYELVPKTTYKYKPQYFQTNKDNSSNGESTDNGTTDDLQLIHDKYDHPTVNCCSFDGGRYEWEVNEETKTNSTKNREEGEKTDKGGYRLVPGSLSYSIGERPDIFSKLLPPPPNLKAILKAMHMTDLQTMEPQEQLVNLHSEMFTMILRDLASAKKVLKQRRIKSNSSESISDPAEQEKKEEEKTIPLCMRDQTLLESTCKFLFSGSPENETLFRNPSVDDISTIYIRCKHSNSLQKALEATPKTMTRYPQVLFFYLYPTKNAKKGELFDVPLRLDCTSIKSTVAYDNMSDDSRNTNNYDDYGVFECSEDEDDAFGEFDNVCEKEHTSVKWYSLYALIIKEGDLRYEGLGKGTSAFNTLLLRPEEDGPWYRMSEGKVEKLTTKMDFTEWKCHRDFFCVSAVYIAEDYIDMLQVGEVDLVGNLKQWNPNLYYSTLSELGVSEQEILLAIKYKMNQSKKENDTDEYSDGLIKDNSLPKDLKFGKQFFNPKELEQKEDLVDKFGKENMNSIYDYLHLRRVGQNHPRLSSCCEVHGYNYELLMRLDEKERRLKYEVPVTKRDMMRRLNRLNTIAPFVSWLFNASKENTALLNGINPPADGKLLVNFLQKRERIFEEEFRHLISEMFFKEMAENLASNGIYTWNGTSCSCGCSCKTCLNKPAMLLTQNGRFPGESLKSYLSEPATILFRNIQILRCHLEYFCKDCRNLTLQFQEKRSSKTQEKKQEVEVQPIQHLLEGTQLQLQYQQFLSNLQNNGPNTNPHQNPDDIVSHKLVKYEFDSHPTLQQILNPHKFEPGEKGSEMSQFKSTSERSALFLIECIWDACVRYTMDCRTILFLKACSIDAFNKGTPAPSTGFKNTLMPSGAQCKDLFVFDGSLGSCSEFMEHEEMNYADTKYDLTPKEELEIMKHFSKKYQIPSVSDMRNYLRRQHVLVFSLIRPHELLRSYLEHKYKINFVEELEKLGYNVVWNEEAFNQKASLSDLSESELKLYGINNLVPDSLQGIGHHLCNIYERMLTKMLVHMQDVDKQIFPNCFDYVYTVGDIASIVQAIKLECDKTLGTSELSENLDRSELQDDMGTKHMDNIKCGNSCGNISSNMHLCSHEGCVCLGHECRYNFGYTGYILPFWIANEMADLTVFTNSQLQAYNESLIEDLSELCLKSDDKKKKKVKPRKQTLEKVTCIIPPLDVKLKQISFDQFLAYKTDPMVFMNPNTVARFYYKRDKFLGKQKFSQLFNHTNPYKHNLNTSLSYLSILNINNKKRGSGANTPTIISEQFNFGYPDNKVNNKLKDSKEKGFFEITLKDCDTGKFIASKSFSIENNESESNKVKNSIEIGILTTHDLFGLEGFSCETKVVPTKRLFVNYKYHGLPTKVYHLYWAIRKLINSQMSDELLTLGSNRPKKKLKCICDNECPDENECPVKQSWRPCAGDCFMLYALKNDMHSLRIGKKFVYMQPGSDLSYYLNPDKARGPDITVLICGAPSSFYLNGASTWFPLQDDSDYPLLIFKWMCVDTVDLVCLGAIVCDSKKQLQQYIFEWLLPIIKELGYLSSNESGKEGGNQSNWTNKDEDVDRYQVLEECSVRSVQNVRRWSCAIKKINKRSGDVIITQLKRTVDSPATMRFKESVLFMNLVKELTELEALELLPDTNNFYSDTWSKPQQDQPDLVNKLSKKKKRKSTKSAIPSNKKSTFSKRVQPTQIDDEDIDDDKNEDNSTLITSSVDNLEHTERGEDQEIHHTKEKDKEDEDESYFGKDNRDVYSMMKQKLDKDMDDVMDIEKKEHFEHILEELTESDKEPHDMNQLLSDFKDLEHLEDKGYLGAVSDMTKQQMQDTDREFFTSRENIESFELQSSVDKTPEELQDDISLLTREGQFRRILDLCPTLGLENVCEEVFSMFENELKRDFVQLGKRLKNLLKLVKMLCTRISRPEPVRDMVKKIHETHSLKAGFLLSHLLSDYNPTIPLMDDVLEYVLQDVMKYSYFLFTDKNGYIRTILHQMVNSLYKNTKIADKFDSSLLFLIYVIANPKVEYPDIKTQIKPLGKLESDHDRLECEKQMSDENPETLDSEELSENNVRTLLQKKMDLVHRRTIKETFLFNFEDNEGLVTKPMLEWLDEEIEQFERFFLQQLKVWWNTRQMILDKIKSNIHATSGRFKDSLIIHINNNVKTNAPGKDNLSSKSGKDELFLDLFEFRILLYFVENYPEITLCFNRDSITLYFSGKIDKRAFLKSIKESRQFFGSKNTIRSIPNLAIEHTDTTSTAASLMDMQLNNNKTALLLLSIKYSSFSQQVDSQFLKSISSYKTYRSFNIPPPPSSSASLVQDSI; encoded by the coding sequence ATGGCCTCTGAAGTCGATAATCCAAACAAGGGTCATAATTCTTTGCAAGAAAGAACAGATGAAGGCATATCAGAATCCTCAAGACAACCCTGTATGAGCCAAGAATGTTTCTACCAAGATGATAGCATGTGCCCATGCTATATGTGTAATAATCATGGAATAGACTCAAAGTCGACACTGTCAGACGATGGATTCTCAGGAGTGGAGTTTGCAATAAGAACGTTTTGGAGAATTGCAAAAACACAAAATGATATCGAATCACCAACAGAAGGAAATTCAAAAGGCTTCCATTATAGACTACTGTTACACCCAAGAGGAACAGCAGGAACCGATTCTGAGTCGAGTCACTTATCAGTGTTTGTGGAGGCAGTAGTTCAGGACTGGTACCCTGAATATTGGGTATTCCCAAATGTTAGATTTGAACTGACAGTAGTGAACTTCAAAGACCCGAAGCAGTCGGTAACATCGTGGGCACATTGGAGCTTTTCAAGCGACGCAACATCAAGAGGATGGCAAAAAATGATATCACATTCTAGATTAACAAAGGCAGCAGGGTTTATGGACGATGAAGGAACAGTAGTCATTAGAGGAAAAGCAGAACCGCCATACTCATCACTATGGTCCAGATCCATACTGTACCAACCACAAATGATGTGGGAATATATACCAGATCGAGCCCAGAGAGAAATTTGCTCAGAAATATGCAACAAActgataaataataatcaaCCTACACCAAATCATACAACCGCTCCAGATAACGaagatgaaaatattaCGGATGTGATGTTGCTCAAGTGCCTAGATTCAGTAGTGCCAGCAGTGACGCCAACATTAGACAGTGATTTCTTGGCGCTAATGGTGCACATTTTGTACCACCTGAGAGAGTTCAGAAGAAGCGTCCTGATGTGGAACTACGAATTCGATGCAGATGTGACGGAAGAAACAAGCGTAATATTGGCACTTCAGAAGGTTTTCGCATACATGTATCTATACCCACTGGCAGTTTCATGTAGAACATATAAACTCTCAGCAATTGATAATCCGAAGATATCCAAGTATTATTTGTATGAGTTGGTACCAAAGACGACATACAAATATAAACCACAATATTTTCAAAcaaataaagataataGTAGTAATGGCGAAAGTACAGATAATGGTACAACAGACGACCTACAACTAATACATGATAAGTATGACCACCCGACTGTTAACTGTTGCTCGTTCGATGGCGGAAGATACGAGTGGGAAGTTAACGAAGAAACAAAAACAAATTCAACTAAAAATAGAGAAGAAGGTGAAAAAACAGATAAAGGAGGATATAGACTTGTACCAGGAAGCCTGAGTTATAGCATAGGAGAGCGACCAGATATATTTTCTAAACTATTACCACCACCACCAAACCTGAAAGCAATCTTGAAAGCAATGCATATGACAGATTTACAAACAATGGAACCACAAGAACAACTGGTAAATCTACATTCAGAAATGTTCACAATGATCTTAAGAGATTTAGCATCAGCGAAGAAAGTTTTAAAACAAAGAAGAATTAAGTCAAACAGTTCAGAATCAATCTCAGACCCAGCAGAACAAGAAAAAAaggaagaagaaaaaaCAATACCATTGTGTATGAGAGACCAAACATTATTAGAGTCGACATGCAAGTTTTTATTCTCAGGATCACCAGAAAACGAAACTTTGTTCCGAAACCCAAGTGTAGACGATATCTCCACAATTTACATAAGATGTAAACACTCAAACTCGTTACAAAAAGCATTAGAAGCGACACCAAAGACCATGACGAGATACCCGCAAGTGCTCttcttttatttatacCCGACCAAAAATGCAAAGAAGGGAGAACTGTTTGATGTGCCACTGAGGTTGGATTGCACGTCAATAAAGTCAACAGTGGCGTACGATAACATGAGCGATGATAGCAGAAACACTAACAACTATGACGATTACGGAGTGTTTGAGTGCTCAGAAGACGAAGATGATGCATTCGGAGAGTTTGATAACGTGTGCGAAAAGGAACACACCTCAGTAAAGTGGTACTCATTATACGCACTGATAATCAAGGAGGGAGATCTGAGGTATGAAGGTTTGGGGAAGGGAACGAGTGCTTTCAACACGCTTCTACTGAGACCAGAGGAGGATGGACCGTGGTATAGAATGAGTGAAGGAAAGGTTGAAAAGTTGACAACAAAAATGGACTTCACCGAGTGGAAGTGCCATAGGGATTTCTTCTGTGTCTCGGCAGTATACATAGCTGAGGACTATATAGACATGCTCCAAGTGGGAGAGGTGGACTTAGTAGGGAACCTGAAACAGTGGAACCCGAATTTGTACTACTCAACGTTGTCAGAATTGGGAGTGAGCGAACAGGAAATCCTATTGgcaattaaatataaaatgaatcAATCAAAGAAAGAAAATGATACAGATGAGTACAGTGATGGTTTAATTAAGGATAATTCACTACCTAAGGACCTCAAGTTCGGTAAACAGTTTTTCAATCCTAAAGAACTTGAACAAAAGGAAGATTTAGTAGATAAATTCGGGAAGGAAAACATGAACTCAATATACGATTACCTGCACCTGAGAAGAGTAGGACAGAATCACCCAAGGCTATCCTCATGTTGCGAAGTACACGGATATAATTATGAACTTTTAATGAGACTGGATGAAAAGGAAAGAAGATTAAAGTACGAAGTGCCTGTAACCAAGAGAGATATGATGAGAAGACTTAACCGACTAAATACAATTGCACCTTTTGTGAGCTGGCTATTTAACGCATCTAAAGAAAACACAGCGTTGTTAAACGGAATAAACCCTCCAGCGGACGGAAAATTGTTGGTAAACTTTTTGCAAAAAAGAGAAAGAATCTTCGAAGAGGAGTTTAGACACTTAATTTCAGAAATGTTCTTTAAGGAAATGGCAGAAAATCTAGCGTCAAATGGGATTTATACCTGGAACGGAACGTCATGCTCATGCGGATGTTCATGCAAAACCTGCCTTAATAAGCCTGCAATGTTACTGACTCAGAACGGAAGGTTCCCAGGAGAAAGTCTCAAATCATATTTGTCGGAGCCAGCAACAATACTATTTAGGAACATACAGATACTTAGATGCCATCTAGAGTACTTTTGTAAAGATTGCAGAAACCTGACGCTTCAGTTCCAGGAAAAAAGGTCCAGCAAGACCCAAGAAAAAAAACAAGAAGTGGAAGTTCAGCCGATACAGCACCTGCTGGAAGGAACGCAACTGCAACTGCAGTACCAACAGTTCCTAAGTAATCTCCAGAACAATGGCCCAAACACAAACCCACATCAGAACCCAGATGATATAGTGTCCCACAAGTTGGTGAAGTACGAGTTCGACTCACACCCGACGCTCCAGCAAATACTTAACCCACATAAGTTTGAACCGGGAGAAAAGGGAAGTGAGATGTCACAGTTCAAGTCGACGTCAGAAAGGTCAGCATTGTTTTTAATTGAATGCATATGGGACGCGTGCGTGAGATACACAATGGACTGCAGAACCATACTATTCCTGAAAGCATGCTCAATTGATGCGTTCAATAAAGGAACACCGGCTCCATCGACCGGCTTTAAAAACACGTTAATGCCGTCAGGAGCACAATGCAAGGACCTTTTCGTGTTTGACGGAAGTTTGGGAAGTTGCTCTGAGTTTATGGAGCACGAAGAAATGAACTATGCAGATACCAAGTATGACCTGACGCCAAAGGAAGAGCTGGAGATCATGAAACACTTTAGTAAGAAATACCAAATTCCATCAGTATCGGATATGAGAAACTATTTGAGAAGACAACATGTACTGGTATTCTCACTAATAAGACCACATGAACTCCTTAGAAGTTATCTTGAGCATAAATATAAGATCAACTTCGTGGAAGAGCTAGAAAAATTGGGATATAACGTTGTTTGGAACGAAGAAGCATTCAACCAGAAGGCGAGTTTGTCGGATTTGTCCGAATCTGAGTTAAAGTTGTATGGAATTAACAATCTTGTCCCAGATTCATTGCAAGGAATAGGACACCACCTGTGTAATATCTATGAGAGAATGCTGACAAAAATGTTGGTCCACATGCAGGATGTGGATAAACAAATCTTTCCAAACTGCTTTGATTACGTCTACACAGTGGGAGACATAGCGAGCATAGTCCAGGCGATCAAATTAGAATGTGATAAGACGTTGGGTACTTCAGAATTATCAGAAAATTTAGATAGAAGTGAACTACAAGATGACATGGGCACAAAACACATGGATAATATCAAGTGTGGAAATTCATGTGGGAATATAAGTAGTAATATGCACCTGTGTTCGCACGAAGGATGCGTATGCTTGGGCCACGAATGCAGATATAATTTTGGATACACAGGGTACATACTCCCATTCTGGATAGCTAACGAGATGGCAGACCTGACAGTGTTCACAAATTCACAACTGCAAGCATACAATGAGTCATTGATTGAGGACCTTTCAGAACTGTGTCTAAAGTCAGATGATAAGAAAAAGAAGAAGGTAAAGCCAAGGAAACAGACACTGGAGAAAGTAACCTGTATAATACCACCACTAGATGTTAAGCTCAAACAAATATCATTTGACCAGTTTTTGGCATACAAAACTGACCCGATGGTGTTCATGAACCCGAACACAGTAGCAAGGTTCTATTATAAGAGAGATAAATTCCTAGGAAAACAAAAATTCTCACAGCTTTTCAACCACACGAATCCCTACAAACATAACCTAAACACGTCGCTGAGTTACCTGTCAATACTAAACATCAATAACAAGAAAAGAGGATCAGGTGCAAACACACCAACAATCATATCAGAACAATTTAATTTCGGATACCCAGATAATAAGGTCAACAATAAGTTAAAGGATAGTAAGGAGAAGGGATTTTTTGAAATTACCCTAAAAGATTGTGATACGGGAAAATTTATAGCATCGAAAAGCTTCAGCATAGAAAATAACGAGTCGGAGTCTAATAAGGTTAAAAACTCAATTGAAATAGGAATATTGACGACACATGACTTGTTTGGTCTGGAAGGGTTCTCGTGTGAAACGAAGGTGGTCCCAACGAAGAGACTTTTCGTGAATTACAAATATCACGGGTTGCCAACTAAAGTGTATCACCTGTACTGGGCGATAAGAAAGTTGATAAACTCACAAATGTCAGATGAATTGTTAACATTGGGATCAAATAGACCTAAGAAAAAGTTGAAGTGCATATGCGATAATGAATGTCCGGACGAAAACGAATGCCCAGTAAAGCAATCGTGGAGGCCATGCGCAGGAGACTGTTTCATGCTCTATGCACTCAAAAATGATATGCACTCACTTAGAATAGGGAAGAAGTTCGTTTACATGCAGCCTGGAAGTGATTTGAGCTACTATTTAAACCCAGATAAAGCAAGAGGGCCGGATATCACAGTATTGATTTGTGGTGCTCCATCATCATTCTACCTAAACGGAGCAAGTACATGGTTTCCACTACAAGATGATTCAGACTACCCGCTGCTCATATTTAAGTGGATGTGTGTGGACACGGTGGACCTGGTGTGTCTGGGAGCCATTGTGTGTGACTCGAAAAAACAACTCCAGCAATATATATTCGAGTGGCTCCTCCCAATAATCAAGGAGTTGGGCTACCTCTCATCAAATGAGTCAGGAAAGGAAGGTGGGAATCAGAGTAATTGGACAAATAAAGATGAGGACGTAGACAGGTACCAGGTCCTGGAAGAATGCTCAGTAAGGAGTGTCCAGAACGTACGTAGATGGAGCTGCGCAATAAAGAAGATAAATAAGAGGTCAGGAGATGTCATTATAACTCAACTGAAGAGGACTGTAGACTCGCCAGCGACAATGAGATTTAAGGAATCGGTGCTATTCATGAACTTGGTTAAGGAGCTTACGGAACTTGAAGCACTTGAGCTGTTACCAGATACAAACAATTTCTACAGTGACACATGGTCGAAGCCACAGCAAGATCAGCCAGACTTGGTGAACAAGCTGTCCAAGAAGAAAAAGAGAAAGTCAACGAAGTCTGCAATACCCTCCAACAAAAAGAGCACATTCTCCAAAAGAGTGCAGCCAACACAAAtagatgatgaagatatCGATGATGATAAGAATGAAGATAATAGCACACTTATCACAAGTTCTGTGGATAACCTGGAACATACTGAAAGGGGTGAAGACCAGGAAATCCACCACACAAAAGAAAAGGATAAAGAGGATGAAGATGAGTCCTATTTCGGAAAAGATAACAGAGATGTGTATTCAATGATGAAACAGAAACTTGATAAAGACATGGATGATGTGATGGACATTGAAAAGAAGGAACATTTTGAGCATATTTTAGAAGAATTAACGGAAAGTGATAAGGAGCCGCATGACATGAACCAGCTTTTGTCAGATTTCAAAGATTTGGAACATCTTGAAGATAAAGGTTATTTGGGAGCTGTGAGTGACATGACGAAACAGCAAATGCAAGACACTGATAGAGAATTCTTTACATCCAGAGAAAACATAGAATCGTTTGAACTCCAGTCAAGTGTCGATAAGACCCCAGAAGAGTTGCAAGATGATATTAGTTTGTTGACCAGAGAAGGACAGTTTAGAAGAATTCTGGATCTATGTCCCACTTTAGGACTTGAAAATGTGTGCGAAGAGGTCTTTTCGATGTTTGAAAATGAGCTAAAGAGAGATTTTGTTCAATTGGGTAAAAGACTAAAGAACCTCCTTAAGTTGGTTAAGATGTTGTGTACAAGAATAAGTCGGCCTGAGCCGGTAAGAGATATGGTTAAGAAGATACATGAAACACATTCTCTAAAGGCTGGATTCTTATTATCTCACTTGTTGTCAGACTATAACCCTACAATACCACTGATGGATGACGTGCTCGAATATGTGTTACAGGACGTCATGAAGTACAGTTATTTCCTGTTCACTGACAAGAATGGGTACATCAGGACAATTCTTCACCAGATGGTTAACTCGCTCTACAAAAACACTAAGATTGCCGATAAGTTCGATTCCTCACTATTATTTCTGATATATGTTATTGCGAATCCCAAAGTAGAATATCCCGACATTAAGACCCAGATCAAACCCCTTGGTAAACTTGAGTCAGATCACGATCGGTTAGAGTGTGAGAAACAAATGTCGGATGAAAATCCAGAAACTTTAGATAGTGAAGAGCTTTCTGAAAACAACGTCAGAACTCTTTTGCAAAAGAAAATGGATTTAGTCCACAGAAGGACAATCAAGGAAACTTTTCTGTTCAATTTTGAAGATAACGAGGGGCTTGTAACTAAACCGATGTTGGAGTGGCTAGATGAGGAAATCGAACAGTTTGAACGTTTTTTCCTCCAACAGCTTAAAGTGTGGTGGAACACGCGCCAGATGATTCTGGATAAAATCAAGTCCAACATCCACGCAACCTCAGGTAGATTTAAAGACTCTTTGATAATCCACATTAACAATAATGTAAAAACAAACGCACCTGGTAAAGATAACCTTAGTTCTAAATCTGGGAAAGATGAGCTGTTTCTTGATCTCTTTGAGTTCAGAATCCTTCTGTATTTTGTGGAAAATTACCCAGAAATTACTCTATGCTTCAATAGAGACTCTATTACTCTGTATTTTAGCGGTAAGATCGACAAGAGAGCTTTTCTAAAGTCAATCAAGGAGTCTAGACAGTTTTTCGGCTCCAAAAACACAATTCGCTCAATTCCAAATCTCGCAATTGAACACACTGATACTACTTCCACCGCTGCTAGTCTCATGGACATGCAGCTCAACAATAACAAGACTGCGTTGCTTTTGCTTTCGATAAAGTACTCTAGTTTTTCTCAGCAGGTCGACTCCCAATTTTTAAAGTCTATTTCTTCTTACAAGACTTACAGGTCTTTTAACATTCCTCCCCCTCCAAGCAGTTCCGCCAGCTTGGTTCAGGATTCGATTTAG
- a CDS encoding dihydrolipoamide succinyltransferase component of 2-oxoglutarate dehydrogenase complex, mitochondrial precursor, putative produces the protein MTYNIRFCLRFHRYFNRFALNKNSSRFYSVLPTCKSTLTEPSDRYAKSFVSSKGSDFNPLKLIGNRYFSKDIKVINVPTLGDSISEGTLTKWAVSVGDYLNVDDLIAVVETDKVSVDVNSPFSGVLTKTFSNTGDTILVGKPLVEIDLAGKPSEKAPEKKPDAKPPASTPTKPETKSPEPPKPADSKPVSSFEVKTPPTPVESKPLPQFEKGSPLSMVPPTPVPSSDLEPETRVPLTRMRMRIAERLKLAQTENVMLTTFNECDMSELTKVRKMLNESGEVSCKLGFVSAFMRASTLALLKMPIMNSYIDGKEMVTKNYVDISVAVATPTGLLVPVIRNCEFKNWEELELSLLEMAKKARDGSITIEDMTGGTFTISNGGVYGSLLSTPIINPPQSSILGMHAITKRAVVRDDNIVIRPVMNVALTYDHRLIDGRDAVTFLNTIKKFIENPSLLLLK, from the exons ATGACATACAATATTAGATTCTGTCTTCGTTTTCATAGATATTTTAATCGTTTTGCCctaaataaaaattcttCTAGATTTTATTCTGTCCTTCCAACTTGTAAATCCACCTTAACAGAACCTAGTGACAGATATGCTAAATCTTTCGTATCCTCTAAAGGTTCTGATTTTAATCCTCTGAAGCTTATAGGTAATCGTTATTTTTCAAAAG aTATCAAGGTTATTAATGTCCCTACCTTGGGCGATTCTATTAGCGAGGGTACTCTAACCAAGTGGGCCGTTTCAGTTGGAGATTATTTAAACGTAGATGATCTAATAGCCGTAGTAGAGACCGACAAGGTCTCAGTTGATGTCAACTCGCCCTTTTCAGGAGTTCTCACCAAGACGTTTTCAAATACAG GAGATACAATCCTGGTTGGAAAACCACTCGTTGAAATTGACTTGGCCGGTAAACCTTCAGAAAAGGCTCCAGAAAAGAAGCCCGATGCTAAACCACCGGCTTCGACTCCTACTAAACCTGAGACAAAATCTCCTGAACCGCCTAAACCTGCAGATTCAAAGCCAGTATCTTCATTTGAAGTCAAAACACCCCCCACTCCCGTGGAATCGAAACCACTTCCTCAATTTGAAAAGGGCTCTCCTTTGAGCATGGTTCCACCAACTCCAGTACCATCTTCCGATTTGGAACCTGAAACTAGA GTTCCTCTCACCAGAATGCGCATGAGGATTGCAGAACGACTTAAGTTGGCCCAGACAGAGAATGTTATGTTGACAACATTCAACGAGTGTGATATGAGCGAGTTAACAAAGGTCAGGAAGATGCTTAATGAATCAGGAGAAGTTTCATGCAAACTTGGATTCGTCTCTGCTTTTATGCGAGCCTCAACACTAGCACTCTTAAAGATGCCAATCATGAATTcat ATATTGATGGGAAAGAGATGGTGACAAAGAACTACGTGGACATTTCAGTCGCAGTTGCCACTCCCACGGGACTATTGGTCCCTGTTATAAGAAACTGCGAATTCAAGAATTGGGAAGAACTTGAACTC TCACTTCTGGAGATGGCTAAGAAGGCCAGAGACGGCTCCATTACCATCGAGGACATGACCGGCGGAACTTTCACCATTTCGAATG GCGGCGTTTATGGCAGTCTCTTGAGCACTCCAATAATTAACCCTCCCCAATCTTCAATTCTAG GGATGCATGCAATCACTAAACGTGCAGTTGTCCGCGACGACAACATAGTAATCAGGCCTGTCATGAACGTCGCCTTGACCTACGACCACAGGCTCATTGACGGCAGGGACGCTGTCACTTTTCTGAACACGATTAAGAAGTTTATAGAGAACCCATCGCTTCTTCTGCTTAAGTAA
- a CDS encoding uncharacterized protein (Signal peptide predicted for TA19685 by SignalP 2.0 HMM (Signal peptide probability 0.927, signal anchor probability 0.000) with cleavage site probability 0.398 between residues 21 and 22): MNVILKTLYLVFSCFLVESQGVYTRNKYDQSDQLNYLSSFFRSFNNIFSKKLIPEQLDELIHSYLRTNYDDRDEHNPVNLYTGEENQPSSTESETYNDGSSDNSIAECLLSEDENFSQVVQKFYMPLKDAGSFAKNFNSKVEVLGKNQEPFKVLNLEGNDKDLDVSRAMRKMNIKCTAVRADSISETCKACLYFEEIVLKRHFRYGHMVDCGVMECMNGYDKKLSNSPNKGYFFNDFVKYHPICIT; this comes from the coding sequence atgaacgttattttaaaaactcTGTACCTAGTATTTTCCTGTTTTTTAGTAGAATCCCAAGGAGTGTACACAAGAAATAAATACGACCAATCAGACCAACTAAATTACTTGTCGAGTTTTTTCAGGtcatttaataacattttttctaaaaaattaattccAGAACAACTAGATGAACTCATTCACTCCTATTTAAGGACCAATTATGATGATAGAGATGAACACAACCCAGTAAACCTTTACACAGGGGAAGAAAATCAACCTTCCTCAACTGAATCTGAAACTTATAACGATGGGTCATCAGATAACTCAATTGCAGAGTGTCTTTTATCAGAAGATGAAAACTTTTCCCAAGTTGTCCAGAAGTTCTACATGCCATTGAAAGATGCAGGGTCATTTGCAAAGAATTTTAACTCAAAAGTTGAAGTGTTGGGGAAGAATCAAGAACCTTTTAAAGTTTTGAACCTGGAAGGGAACGACAAAGACCTGGATGTTTCTCGAGCAATGAGAAAGATGAACATTAAATGTACAGCAGTGCGTGCAGACAGTATTTCAGAAACCTGCAAGGCATGTCTCTATTTTGAAGAAATAGTCCTGAAAAGACACTTTAGGTACGGCCACATGGTGGATTGCGGTGTGATGGAGTGTATGAACGGCTATGATAAGAAGCTAAGCAATAGCCCCAATAAGGGGTATTTCTTCAACGACTTTGTAAAGTACCACCCAATCTGTATCACTTAA